The nucleotide sequence GTTTGTGCTCAAGCATAGCTTCGGGATCCGTGAAATCGGAGGCATCATTCTCTCGACAGGAAACTTCAGTCATGAGCGACTGTAAATCGTCATGTTCGACTTGTCGAGATTGTTTTTTCGTGGAGagattattgattaattgtGCAGCCATAGTTGATGGAGGAGCTTCCCAACGACCTGGTGTGCCAGTCGGTGGCTCGTGAGGTGCCATCCTTTCATGACCATCTATTACCACGGTGGATTCCACAAGGATTGGCGATTGGCTGATAAAATATCACAAAATCGATGAAATATCGCAAAAAGGAAGTTGTCGACGCGTTGTTTCGTCAAAAACAATTAAGAGTTTCGCGTTTGCACGTGATCTCAAGGCTTCTAGCGATTTTCGGTCATAATCATCGATCGGCTCACCTGTCGTATTGCGACGACAAGTACGGTACCTCATTAAAACGACTCAAAATTTTCGGGTTCTCAATTCCACTGTTTCTAACATTTGCCATTGGTTCTGCGGACATCCAATTTCCTCCAGGGGAATCATAAAATGGCAGTCTTTGGAAGCAAGAAGTTTCGCGGAGCGGCAGAGTCAAATACCCTCGCCGCAAGGTATCGCAGCGCTTTAGCCAGACATCCATTTGCCCTCTTCGGTTTACCATTTATTGCTACTATGGTAGCTggatctttctttcttactCCTGCCACAGCTATTCGATACGAGAAACATGATAAACGTGTGCGAAGAGTaagcaaagaagaggagCTAGGAATTGGTAAGGCTGGAAGGCGAGTGGATATGAAAGAAGAATACTATGTGAGTGTGCCATCATATACTTGTGTTTGAGAGCAATGTTCTGATATCCATCGCTACTACAGAGACTCGCCGCGAAAGACTTAGACGATTGGGAACAAAAGAGAGTCAAGAGACTTCCGGGTGAACATGATGGTAAATTATAGGGTGATATTTGTgaaggaggaaaagagaaagaaagagaggtcGCAGAACTAAACTCGATCTCGAACTCGAATACTTGCACAAATTTTGGCTCAACTGCTTCGAGTTGTGTGGACTTTAAAAAGATACTTCACCATCTCGGATGACAATATGAGCGATATAAAGTCATGACCAAATAATAAAGACATCGTTAAAACATATACGACGACGTCTTAGGTAGTAGGTCAGACATACTTGATTGGAGGAGATCTTGATTAGATCAAGAAAAATCATTTCACTCATGTTTGAATTAGGATACGAGTCAGAAGTCAATCCATAGGTGGAATATGAACTTCGAATTTAGTTCGCAAATCACAGGATTTCCGATCTATGTTGCAATCATCTTTTCGTTATGAATCATTGAGTTTTCATGGATTTTCATGACTTTTCACTTTGTCTGGATTACTTATGTCAGTCGTTTGCTGTCTGTTAGACATGCCTGCTTTCGACGTGATTCATTCTACCTAAACTGTCAGAGCCATCATGTTTTCGTGGTCAATTTAAGCCGTCCACGTCCACATTGCAATATACGCTCTTTCAAGCACGATTCGCAAATATATTCCATCTAGCGCACCCTACTTCGTGATGATTATATTTGCACATTTACCTCCACTCACGTCGACAAAATTTTAGTACAGCCAATAGTTTGGCTTCAACTCTGTATGCAGA is from Botrytis cinerea B05.10 chromosome 8, complete sequence and encodes:
- the Bccox16 gene encoding Bccox16, which translates into the protein MAVFGSKKFRGAAESNTLAARYRSALARHPFALFGLPFIATMVAGSFFLTPATAIRYEKHDKRVRRVSKEEELGIGKAGRRVDMKEEYYRLAAKDLDDWEQKRVKRLPGEHDGKL